One genomic region from Gadus morhua chromosome 9, gadMor3.0, whole genome shotgun sequence encodes:
- the exoc3l1 gene encoding exocyst complex component 3-like protein codes for MSGGEQNGGDKPEDPALRTEVWPEVARAELLARGAALKWASGVFSRPEHLERLGQYRKRESQRTSSIHTRLKSVVQSYLEGVGWGLRLLQESRVELGDASRALQKAVSESDHNAEVVCSMETLRELSCSHCQLLATVSNLPRLYSVRSMVAETERLVESRRLLEAHARLMELECWQDDILWQLSGAALSREDHALVLHYFSGVGRLVEALGQEIWAVVSSSLALARQNPTPFVSAVRIVEREEAVDRALLEERGGGGRGRGGGGGGGGGGGGGGGGGGGGGGGAGVRPLPPGRPRCWRERFFQVLEEAVSSRFRSVSYMHTRGPGLAGHLSALQHAITADLATVRHLLEQCVPEHYGLTGAYLRASHQCLQTHLALVSSWELESGEIFAVLNWVIHIYNSPDMMGEPELVAEMKSQELGPLISPESLEKLQKKYVQSVRKRVSEWMHKALEVELTDWQRDQEPDTDHEGFYHTCLPTIITQMLEDNVRVALMIGESLRDQTIQMGLYEMENLLNKFREALVEFGKEHRKDQNNSQNKLYLHYLLASISNCIVLKASTEGLQRQQSSPTACLYSRTPPNPMAALDRAVRRACRLAMDQLLLELQPVLQGLLSRPWLAQGNPSTPMVCRVLERHLELYVRVRPPCQQRLQEEAQWMLVVEYVRALMHKRTVCRSAGERLQLAQRIAQDDLQLRELFTGLEGEGSGPEVNPLALLPVLADFIRLKDPCMLSLEVSGVVIKYPDISEEHVCVLLDIRGDVSRDVRGAVLDVLEQSAPPLPAGYRPIFTDILVPTSPMPFCLPTAKCA; via the exons ATGTCTGGAGGGGAGCAGAATGGGGGTGACAAACCAGAAG ACCCTGCGCTCCGTACCGAGGTGTGGCCGGAGGTGGCCCGAGCGGAGCTCCTGGCGAGAGGAGCGGCCCTGAAGTGGGCGTCGGGGGTCTTCTCTCGGCCGGAGCACCTGGAGAGACTGGGCCAgtataggaagagagagagccagaggacCTCCTCCATACACACCAGACTCAAG tCGGTGGTGCAGTCCTACCTGGAGGGGGTGGGCTGGGGTCTGAGGCTGCTGCAGGAGTCCCGGGTGGAGCTGGGCGACGCGTCCCGCGCCCTGCAGAAGGCCGTCTCCGAGTCGGACCACAACGCCGAGGTGGTCTGCTCCATGGAGACCCTGAGAGAGCTGTCCTGCAGCCACTGCCAGCTCCTGGCCACCGTCAGCAACCTGCCGCGCCTCTACTCTG tgcGCAGCATGGTGGCGGAGACGGAGCGTCTGGTGGAGTCGCGGCGGCTGCTGGAGGCCCACGCCCGGCTGATGGAGCTGGAGTGCTGGCAGGACGACATCCTGTGGCAGCTGAGCGGCGCGGCCCTGAGCCGGGAGGACCACGCGCTGGTGCTGCACTACTTCTCCGGGGTGGGCCggctggtggaggccctgg GTCAGGAGATCTGGGCTGTCGTGAGCAGCAGCCTGGCCCTGGCCCGCCAGAACCCCACGCCCTTTGTATCCGCAGTGCGCATCGTGGAGCGGGAGGAGGCTGTGGACCGCGCtctgctggaggagagaggaggaggagggcgaggaagaggaggaggaggaggaggaggagggggaggagggggaggaggaggaggaggaggaggtggaggaggaggagctggggtcAGACCCCTTCCCCCTGGCAGACCTCGCTGCTGGAGGGAGCGGTTCTTCCAG GTCCTGGAGGAGGCGGTGTCCTCGCGGTTCCGCAGCGTGTCCTACATGCACACCCGCGGGCCGGGCCTGGCGGGCCACCTCTCTGCGCTGCAGCACGCCATCACGGCCGACCTGGCCACTGTGCGCCACCTGCTGGAGCAGTGCGTGCCGGAGCACTACGGCCTGACCGGGGCCTACCTGAGGGCCAGCCACCAGTGCCTGCAGACCCACCTGGCGCTG GTCAGCAGCTGGGAGCTGGAAAGTGGGGAAATCTTTGCTGTGCTCAACTGGGTGATACACATCTACAACAg CCCAGACATGATGGGAGAGCCAGAGCTGGTGGCTGAGATGAAGAGCCAGGAGCTGGGGCCCCTCATCTCCCCGGAGAGTCTGGAGAAGCTGCAGAAGAAATACGTTCAGAGTGTCCGG aagcgTGTGTCAGAATGGATGCATAAAGCCCTGGAGGTGGAGTTGACAGACTGGCAGAGGGACCAGGAACCTGACACGGACCATGAAGGCTTCTACCACACCTGCCTGCCCACCATCATCACACAG ATGTTGGAGGACAACGTGCGTGTTGCCCTGATGATAGGAGAATCCTTGCGAGACCAGACGATACAGATGGGACTCTACGAGATGGAGAACCTGCTAAACAA GTTTCGCGAGGCGCTGGTTGAGTTTGGTAAAGAGCATCGCAAGGATCAGAACAACAGCCAGAACAAGCTGTACCTCCATTACCTCCTGGCCTCGATCAGTAACTGCATCGTTCTCAA GGCGTCCACAGAGGGCCTGCAGCGGCAGCAGTCGTCCCCCACCGCCTGCCTGTACTCCCGCACCCCGCCCAACCCCATGGCGGCCCTGGACCGCGCCGTGAGGCGGGCCTGTCGCCTGGCCAtggaccagctgctgctggagctgcagcCCGTCCTGCAGGGCCTGCTGAGCCGCCCCTGGCTGGCCCAGGGGAACCCTTCCACCCCCATGGTGTGCCGGGTCCTGGAGAGGCACCTGGAGCTGTACGTCCGCGTGCGCCCGCCCTGCCAGCAG cggCTGCAGGAGGAGGCTCAGTGGATGCTGGTGGTGGAGTACGTGCGGGCCCTCATGCACAAGAGGACGGTGTGCCGCAGCGCTGGGGAGAGGCTGCAGCTGGCACAGCGTATCGCCCAGGACGACCTGCAGCTCAGAGAACTCTTCACCGGCCTG GAAGGTGAGGGGTCGGGGCCGGAGGTGAACCCGCTGGCCCTGCTGCCGGTCCTGGCCGACTTCATCCGGCTGAAGGACCCCTGCATGCTGAGTCTGGAGGTGTCCGGGGTCGTGATCAAGTACCCGGACATCAG tgaggagcatgtgtgtgtgctgctggaCATCCGAGGGGATGTTTCCCGGGACGTGAGGGGCGCGGTTCTTGATGTGCTGGAGCAGAGTGCCCCGCCCCTTCCTGCCGGCTACCGGCCCATCTTCACAGACATCCTGGTGCCTACCTCCCCAATGCCCTTCTGTCTGCCAACCGCCAAGTGTGCTTGA
- the prmt7 gene encoding protein arginine N-methyltransferase 7, with protein MKTFCGRANPTTGALDWVEESEEYDYHQEIARSSYADMLHDTDRNQKYYAGIRAAVARVKARGEKATVLDIGTGTGLLSMMALTAGADFCYAVEVFKPMAEAAKCIVEKNGFSDRMKIINKHSTEVTLGPDGDMQTRANILVTELFDTELIGEGALPSYEHAHQNLVQEGCEAVPHRATVYSQLVESELLWSWGQLQPVMVEGARLAPPPAVTQCAGAHSVCDIQLSQVSPEQFTPLGPLCTMFSLDFSKPVSSAPQSHTSHFPARVSGRAQVVLSWWDIDMDPEGSIVCSMAPSWTYPQPKAAPWRDHWMQSVYFLPTERSVVEGEELSLTVIHDDYSLWYGLQTDSQQVGLKETPLCRPCCTCHAHLVWNRPRFGELNDGRRTESYVRALRSVLDVDSVCLSVSDGSLLPVFAQMLGAKKVFGLESSRMSKRVIEQVLEANSMKGGVELLEIRADQLSSNDLGGQQISVLMGEPYYSTSLLPWHSLFFWYCRTALAKLLRPGAAILPRSATLHAAAVEFQDLWRIRAPCGTCEGFDVSPMDQMVQRSLDFRESREAEPHPLWEYPCRALTLPTAVMTFDFTQCVPEQPINAQGCFPFVRSGSCHGVAIWMEYQLTEEVTISMGLSGDVGEQGACEWSRHRKQGVYFFPSPRQSVGEDGGGGKVSYSFTFEPSSGDISMEFNVVSDSA; from the exons ATGAAGACATTCTGTGGACGAGCGAACCCAACTACGGGTGCCCTAGATTGGGTGGAGGAAAGTGAGGAATACGACTATCATCAAGAGATAGCAAG GTCCAGTTATGCTGATATGCTTCATGATACCGAtcgg AACCAGAAATATTACGCGGGTATCCGTGCAGCTGTGGCCAGAGTGAAGGCTCGTGGTGAGAAGGCGACGGTTCTGGACATCGGAACGGGCACGGGCCTGCTCTCCATGATGGCACTCACAGCGGGGGCAGACTTCTGCTACGCCGTAGAG gTGTTCAAGCCCATGGCCGAGGCAGCAAAGTGCATTGTGGAAAAAAACGGCTTCTCCGACCGCATGAAGATCATTAACAAGCACTCCACAGAAGTCACTTTGGGGCCAG ACGGGGACATGCAGACGAGAGCTAACATCTTGGTCACAGAGCTCTTTGACACTGAGTTGATTGGCGAGGGGGCGTTGCCTAGCTACGAACACGCACACCAGAATCTGgtgcag GAGGGCTGTGAGGCCGTGCCACACCGGGCCACCGTGTACTCTCAGCTGGTGGAGTCGGAGCTGCTGTGGAGCTGGGGCCAGCTGCAGCCCGTGATGGTGGAGGGGGCccgcctggccccgccccctgccgtGACGCAATGCGCCGGGGCCCACTCTGTCTGCGACATCCAGCTCAGCCAGGTCTCCCCTGAACAGTTCACACCCCTGGGCCCTCTCTGCACCATGTtcag TCTGGACTTCAGTAAGCCTGTGAGCAGCGCTCCACAGTCCCACACCTCTCACTTTCCAGCCCGGGTCAGCGGCAGGGCCCAGGTGGTTCTGTCCTGGTGGGACATTGACATGGACCCCGAGGGCTCTATCGTCTGCAGCATGGCCCCCAGCTGGACCTACCCTCAACCCAAAGCCGCACCG TGGCGCGACCACTGGATGcagagtgtttacttcctgccTACCGAAAGGAGTgttgtggagggggaggagctgagccTAACAGTCATCCACGACGACTACAGCCTGTGGTACggcctgcagacagacag ccAACAGGTGGGACTGAAGGAGACCCCGCTGTGCCGGCCATGTTGTACCTGCCACGCCCACCTGGTGTGGAACCGCCCACGCTTCGGAGAGCTCAACGACGGCCGTCGCACGGAGAGCTACGTCAGAGCGCTGCGCAGC GTTTTGGATGTAGACAGCGTCTGCCTGAGCGTTAGCGATGGAAGCCTGCTGCCCGTCTTTGCTCAAATGCTCGGGGCCAAAAAG GTCTTTGGTTTGGAAAGTTCTAGAATGTCTAAACGGGTTATTGAACAG GTGTTGGAGGCCAACTCCATGAAAGGCGGCGTGGAGCTCCTGGAGATCAGAGCCGACCAGCTCAGCAGCAACGACCTGGGGGGACAACAG ATCTCCGTCCTGATGGGGGAGCCTTACTACAGCACCAGCCTGCTGCCGTGGCACTCGCTGTTCTTCTGGTACTGCCGGACGGCGCTGGCCAAGCTCCTGCGTCCAGGGGCCGCCATCCTGCCCCGCTCGGCCACActgcacgccgccgccgtggaGTTCCAG GATCTTTGGAGGATACGAGCCCCTTGTGGAACGTGCGAAGGGTTCGACGTGTCGCCCATGGACCAGATGGTTCAG CGATCTCTGGATTTCCGTGAGTCCCGTGAGGCGGAGCCCCACCCGTTGTGGGAATACCCGTGCCGAGCTTTGACCCTGCCCACTGCCGTCATGACCTTtgacttcacacagtgtgtcccTGAGCAGCCAATCAACGCTCAGGGCTGCTTCCCCTTTGTCAG GAGTGGCTCTTGCCACGGCGTTGCCATATGGATGGAGTACCAGCTGACCGAGGAAGTCACCATCAGCATGGGTCTCTCAGGAGATGTTGGGGAGCAG GGTGCTTGCGAGTGGAGTCGTCACAGAAAACAGGGCGTCTACTTTTTCCCGTCGCCGCGACAAAGCGTGGGGGaagacggcggcggcggcaaaGTGTCTTACAGTTTCACCTTTGAACCCAGCTCAGGAGACATCAGTATGGAGTTCAACGTTGTCTCTGATTCAGCGTGA